The following are encoded together in the Ictidomys tridecemlineatus isolate mIctTri1 chromosome X, mIctTri1.hap1, whole genome shotgun sequence genome:
- the LOC101975844 gene encoding BTB/POZ domain-containing protein KCTD16 yields MAMPEKSSCTKPSEDFSHFPQIIELNVGGQVYITRYPTLISIPGSLLWEMFSEKNLCSLTQDNKGRFFIDRDGFLFRYVLDYMRDRQVVLPDHFPEHGRLQREAEYFRLPELVKMLAPKMNKLNSVGNDLCQNDLEELSPSIDTMFNPSSSSIVHISGPDNPLALTTGTGSHLKKAGFITIGYRGTYTLGRDSQTDAKFRRVARIMVCGKISLAKEVFGDTLNESRDPDRPPERYTSRYYLKFTFLEQAFDRLADAGFHMVACNSTGTCTVTHDQTDDKIWTSYTEYVFYRE; encoded by the coding sequence ATGGCCATGCCAGAAAAATCCAGTTGTACCAAACCAAGTGAGGATTTCAGTCATTTCCCTCAGATTATTGAACTCAATGTCGGTGGTCAAGTGTACATCACTCGCTATCCTACTTTGATTAGCATTCCTGGTTCCCTGCTCTGGGAAATGTTCAGTGAAAAGAATCTTTGTTCCCTGACCCAGGACAACAAAGGGAGGTTTTTCATAGATCGAGACGGTTTTCTCTTTCGTTATGTGCTAGACTACATGAGGGACCGGCAAGTAGTGCTTCCTGACCACTTTCCAGAGCATGGTCGGCTCCAGAGAGAAGCAGAATACTTCAGGTTGCCAGAACTGGTCAAGATGTTGGCTCCTAAAATGAATAAGCTCAACTCAGTTGGCAATGACCTATGCCAAAATGACCTAGAAGAGCTATCTCCCAGCATTGACACCATGTTTAATCCCTCTTCAAGTAGTATTGTCCATATTAGTGGCCCTGATAACCCTCTAGCTCTGACAACAGGTACTGGTTCTCATCTCAAGAAGGCAGGCTTCATCACTATTGGCTATCGAGGCACTTATACTCTGGGTCGGGACAGCCAAACAGATGCCAAATTCCGCCGTGTGGCCCGAATCATGGTGTGTGGTAAGATCTCCTTGGCCAAAGAAGTGTTTGGAGATACTCTGAATGAAAGCAGAGACCCTGACCGTCCTCCTGAGAGATACACTTCTCGATACTATCTCAAATTCACTTTTCTGGAACAAGCCTTTGACAGACTAGCTGATGCTGGCTTCCACATGGTAGCATGCAACTCCACTGGCACCTGCACTGTCACACATGACCAAACAGATGACAAGATCTGGACCTCTTACACTGAATATGTTTTCTACCGTGAgtga